The Oecophyllibacter saccharovorans sequence GCAACCAGGACTTCTACCTGCGCGCCTATGACGGGGCGAACGGCAAGCTTCTGTGGCAGTATGCGCTGCCCATCGGCTCAAGCGCGACACCGATGAGCTACGTCTCCCCGAAGACCGGGCGGCAGTATATCCTGGTCTCTGTCGGTGGCATGAACCATAACGGCCCCACCGGGGACCTGATGATGGCCTTCGCCCTGCCGGAAAAGAACAGCAAGGCGGCTTCCACGGCCGCGCCCGCCAGCGCGCCCGGCGAGAAAACATCCTCTGAGACAACCTCTCAGCCTTCCTGAACCGGGCTCGGTCAGAACAAAAAAGGGCGCTCCGGATCTCGCATCCGGAGCGCCCTTTTTATATCCGGTGCCAGAGCGGGAAGGTCAGCGAGCCGCTTTCAGGTGGAACCGTGTGATCTCGGGTGGAATGCCCAGGCGCAGGGCGAAGCCGGGCCACAGGCCGGTGCCATTACTCACATACAGCGCCATGCTGCCGCCGCGCCCGTTGCTGACACGGTAAAGCCCTGAAACGAAACCGTCATTGCCGCGCGCGACCAGGCGGTCCAGCCCGTAAAGCATACCGCCATGGGTATGGCCTGAAAGCTGGAGCGCTACACCCATCCGGGCTGCCTTGCGCGCATCGCCCGGCTGGTGATCGAGCAGAATAATGGGCACATGCGGCGGGCAACCAGCCAGGGCCGCTTCGAGATCATGCGGCGCTTCGCCATAATGGGCGGCTGCACGGTCCGTCACCCCGGCGATCACCAGCCGTGCCGGTTCAGGCGTGGGGCGCGCCACCACCACATGGCGGTTGAGCAGCATCTGTATGCCCAGGTTTTCCAGCGCCGCCATCCAGGCCCCGTAGTCAAAGCCGTATTCATGGTTGCCAGGCACGCCGAACACGCCGTCCGGCGCCTGCAGCGCAGCCAGACCTGCAACGTCCTGGCGGCGCATGGCCACAGAGCCGTCAATGAAGTCTCCTGTCACGACGATCATGTCAGGCCTGGCGGCATTAACGCGCGCCACCACCTGTGCCACCCAGCGGACAGGAAAAAGCCGGGTGACGTGCAGGTCGCTCAGCTGCACCAGGTAATAGCCATCCAGCGCCGGGTCAAGACCGGGAAGCGTGACTGTCACGTCCCGGATGGGCGGCACCCTGACCGCACTGGCCACGCCCCAGGCCGCCAGAATGCCTGCCACAACCGCGATCACCACGCGCGGGGCCGTGCCGACAGCCACCCAGTGCCCTGCAACCAGCGCCCGCACTGCCGCCGCCAGGTCCAGCCCCAGCTGCAGCAGGGCCAGAAACAGCAGGGTGCCGAAAGCCCAGTTGAACAGGATGATGAGCGGGCGCGGCATCTCCGCCACCAGCACGGAGCCTGAAGAAAGCCGGCACCATTGGTGATAGAAAGCCACCACGACAATCAGCACTGCCGCGACAAGCTTGCCGGCCAGGGGCAGCGGCAGGGGCCACAGCCAGTTCAGGAGCAGGATAAGTAGGGGAACAGCGAAGACGAGCAGGCGCAAGACGATCACAACCTATGTTCAGGCGCTGGATTCAGGTTTTGCCTCAGGCAGAGGCCCGCAGAACCCGAGACCCGCGCGTGGACTGGAAAAGCCCAGGATAATGCCACCCGGAGGATGTGAACAGGGAAGCAAAGATTTTGACTTCCCGGGCGCGGCTAGGTAGGCAGGGATTCTCTCTTTGATTTCTCGCGCCGCGCCCTTCCAGCAGTAGAGCCACGCCCACGGATGATTTCAAACCGCTTCAGGAACGACGTCCCACCAAGTTTCTCGTTGGCCTCTGCACTGACGTGCAACCGGACGGCAGGTGAAGCACAACGTTTCCCCAGCGAATCAATCATTCCTGTTTCCTTTTTCCGTCACGGCAATTACATCCGTCGCCGGGGCAGCCTGACCTGGCTGGGCCTGAGCGGCGCAGCTCTGGGGAGCGTGCTGAGTGCGGCATTTCTGGTCCCTGATGCGAAGGCTGCTTCCAATACCCCTGTAACCGCAGCCAGTCCCGGCTCGTCTGGCGGCACCAGCACGCGGCCGCAGGAAAGCAGCGGGAATGCCGGCTTGAAGGTGCAGAACAGCACTAAGGGGCGCGAGCCGCTGCGGCCCACGGATGCCAGCACCTATCCCGGCATGCAGCAGAAGGCACGGACTTCAGGCCATGGGCGCCCGTTCATCAGCCTGCAGAACGGCTGGCCGACCATCAATCTGAGCTGGCTGGCTCCCAAGAAACCCCTGCCTGAGCAGTGGTATGCCGGCACAATGATCGGCTATTCCCCGGCTTTCCTGGAAGGGGAAGGCGGTTTCGAGCCGATGTCGATCGGCAATCTGCCGGTCGGGCGTTTTGATTCGCACGGCCGCCAGACGCGTGGCAGCTCCATGAAGACCTTCACCCAGGATGAATGGTTCAAGCAGGCGCTCAATAACCGCATTTCCGTCGTGGTGCAGCCGACATGGGGCATCACCTCGGGCGGTCGCACTGCAGGCGGAACCAAGGTCAAAAGCAGCAAGGTCCAGTTCAATGACCTACCGGTGGATCTGAACTACCGTTTCGAGAGCACCTATTCGCCCTCGCTGACAGCCTATATGGGCTTTCAGGCCCCCACAGGCAGTTACTCCAACCTCTCGCGCGCTTCTGAGGCCGGGGGCACAGGCACGTGGAACCTGCGTTACGGCATGCTGCTGCAGTTCGTGCAGCCTTTCTTCCAGCGTGAGGTGCGCTTCCGTATCTGGAGCTTTGCCCGCACGCCCGTGACATCAGCCCGGCTGCGCAACATTTCAGCCTATGGCACAGGCAAGGGCTTCCGGGGCAGTGCCCACCCGGGCCCTTACGGCACCAACGGCATCACGATGGAATTCGGCATCACGCGCGCCTGGGTGTTCGGCCTCGACCTGTTCAATGACTGGTCCAGTTCGACCAAGGTGCACGGCTTCTACAAGAACGACCCCACCAAGCACGCCCCACACCGCACCGGCTGGTCCACCGACTACCAGATCGGCCCGACACTGGAATATTCCTACAGCCCCAATCTCTCAGGCGCGCTGGAACTGGTCGTCACCGCCGCCGGCCACAACACCCCCCACATCGTCTCCCCCCAGTTCGGGATTTATTACGCCTGGTGAGAAAGGAATAAGGCCTGCTTCCTCACCGGGAGCACTTTCAGCCCTGCAATCGTTTCAGCGCCACGCTTAAAGTCCAGCGGCGGTAGAAGGCGAAGGCCAGGCACAGGAGCAGCAGGGGCAGGAGCAGGACAGCCACGATAAGCAGGAAGCTCAGGCACAGCGCCAGAAAAACCGGAATGAAGGTAACATAGGCGTTCTGAAGTTCCGCAAGCTGGGAGGCCGGGATCCAGTCTGCGGGGATGAGGGTGGCCACCAGGGTGATGCCGTCCAGCAGAATCCAGGGCAGGGCCAGCAGGACCAGGGTTGCCAGCACCAGGCCCAGCAGAAGCAGGCACCAGAAGTCATTGCGCAGGAGGCGTTTCAGGAAGATCAGTCCTGACTGTGAATCAAAAAGTGCTGTTTTCTGCTCGCCAGCTGGTTCTGTGGGAGTTTGAGCAGTTTCAGCAGTGTGCGTCAGCCGCGCGTGCAGCTCAGCGGCCCTGACTTCATGAGACAGCCCGCGGCGCTGGTACAGGAGACGGCAGAAGGGAATGATCAGCCCGAAACCCGCCAGCAGGGCGATCCCCTGCCACAGCCAGTAAGCTGCCGGACCATTCACGATCGCCTGCCCGACCTGATTTATCCATTGGTTGATATTGGCCACAGATACAGCATCACCAGTAAAGGCAGGCAACGTGGCAAGAGCTGCCAGAAAGCCCCCCCATGAGGCATTGAGCACCCCGAAGGCCAGAATCTGGGCGAACATGACCGTCAGCAGAGCGGTGCTGTTACGGTGCAGAGCCTGCCAAAGCGCAAGCAGGACGGAAGGCGGGGAAGACATGGGCCGGATCTCCTGGGTGGGGTGGGCGTGCAGGAATTGAAAACTCTCTTTTCGTAACACGCCCCAAAGCGAACAGGTAGGCGCCTTGCCCCGTCACCCAAAAACCACGGCCTGGGGCAAAGGCGTAAACACTGGCAGGCAAAGACAAGAAAAGAATGGGAAAGTTAGGTTTGCTTGCAGAATAATTGAAACAACCCATTTACGCATCTGAACGAGGGGAATTCACATGACTGCGCTGCCGGAAACCCATGCCCCCTTCCCTGCCAGGGTTTTCTTCCTTTTCGGCCCTGCTGCCAGCCTCATGAAGTCAGGGTCGCTTCTGGGTGCGGTTCTGACAGTAGGCATGCTGGGCGGCTGCAGCGAGCACTCCCTTTACTGCAGGCCCGGTGCGGTCCATGCCAGCGCCAGCTTTGCCGAAGGGCTGCTGTGGCCCACATGGCCTGTCAGCACCATGGCGCTCTGCCCCCCGCCCAAACCCACGCCTGCCCCCACCAAGACTGCAACCGTCACGCTTTCCGGTCAGGCTGGTTCCGGCCAGTCAAGTTCCGGTCAGGCTGGGGGCTCGGCGCAGGCGTCCGCACACCCTCAAACCCAGAGCGCAGCGCCTGCACGCCCGGTGCCGACCAAGCCCATGACGACCGAAGAGCTCAACCAGCTGCAACTCGACAAACTGCCTGGGGCTCCTGCTGCCAGCTCAACGCCTTTTTCGGCTCCCTCGAAGACAGCTGTCACGCCGCCTTCATGAAGAGTCATATTATTTTTATATAGATCTATATTTTCCCTTGACAGGCGCGCGGTATTCCCCTATAAAGGACTTCTCCCGACAACGAAGCAGCAGATGGTGATCTTCGGATCAGCCCGCCACCTTCTGTCGTGGAGATCCCAAAATCACAGCGCGCGACGCCAGTCTTCAGAAGTCTCTGCCCCTCACAGAGGAAAGCAGACTTCAATGAAGGCGGAAGAGTTTTCTCTTCTGGGCTGATGCTGTGTCTCAAAAATGCGCCGAACCCCGTCGGGACGGCGCTTTTTTTGTGTCCGATTTTCGGAACCAAGCTCGGAAAACCGCCAGAAAATATCAGAAAATCTCGACCATCGTTTTACAGCCCAGCAAAGCCGCATTGCGCAGATTGCCCTGCCCATTGGGGCGGACGAAATATTCAAACAAAGGCTGCACAATGATGCCGCGCGCCACGTGCACAGCGTAGTTGACCTCCAGCACGCTGGCATGGCGCTGGATGCCGGTGGCGTGATTGGGCATGGAGCCATAAGGCGCGGAATGGCGGCCGTGCAAAAGCAGGGCATCGGTTCTCTGCACGCCATGAGGCATGCGCTCGTAAGTGAAAGCGATGCCGAAGGTATCGTAAGGCCGGCTGCGGAAAATGCCGCGGTCGATCAGGGCCGCATAGGTCTCCCACTCGCGCAGCGCAACGGAAGCATCATTGTAGAGAAAGCCCGTCATGAAGATCAGGCCGCGCTTTTTGTCGTGGTAATGGTTGAGCAGCTGCTGGTCCATCATGAACCAAGCGCCATAGGTGTTGCGCTTCATGGCCGGCTTGCGTCCTGTCAGCACATAGGGCTGGCCGCTGGCATCGCGGTAATTATCCGCTGTCGGCGCTGTCATCAGCACCGCACCCACCTTGTAGTGCCCGGGAAACTTGTTCTGAAACACGGGCTCCCACCCCGCTTCAAAAGGCAGGCGCACGCCATGGATGGTGGCGCCATTGTATTTGAAGCCGGTGCGGTGCTGCGCCACGCCGTAAATGCCTTCCTCGGCTGCATAAGCGCCGGTCTGAAGGTAGATGAAGCGCTGCGGCCGGCCACGGATACGCCCGCCCCAGACGGCCCCGGGATAACCGCTGACATAGGGATTGTCTGTCGCTGCCTTGGGGCGTCCGCACATGCTGCCGTTCTGGAAGTTGCAGAAAAGCGGGCTACTTTCGAAGTTGGCCATTTCACCAAGCCGGCCCGCCGCAATGGAAAGGCGTGCGCCGAACAGCGTTTCCTCGCCGTAAGCGGTAACGAGATGAACCACCACATTGCCACCGCCGCCATAGTCTTCCGAGGCGTGGTTGAGCCAGTCCCCGAACATGCGGTTGGCCGTGGTGCCGTAACGCCCCACTGTGATGACATGGGTGGCGAAACCGCGCATGCCCAGGATCTGCTCCCAGTTCACATCCAGCGACATCGCCGTCTGCCCGGCATTGCTGGCCCCCTGCTTGTAGGTGGGAAAACCCTTGGTGGGCTTGGTAATGGCGCCGGCAAATTCATTTGTGTTGGAGAGCAGATAGTTCACCCCCCGCTTGCGCAGCCACGACAGCGCGCCGAAGCCGGTGGGGAAAACCGCCTGGGGCGTGTTGAAGGCGGGCACCGTAATATCGTCATC is a genomic window containing:
- a CDS encoding metallophosphoesterase; this encodes MRLLVFAVPLLILLLNWLWPLPLPLAGKLVAAVLIVVVAFYHQWCRLSSGSVLVAEMPRPLIILFNWAFGTLLFLALLQLGLDLAAAVRALVAGHWVAVGTAPRVVIAVVAGILAAWGVASAVRVPPIRDVTVTLPGLDPALDGYYLVQLSDLHVTRLFPVRWVAQVVARVNAARPDMIVVTGDFIDGSVAMRRQDVAGLAALQAPDGVFGVPGNHEYGFDYGAWMAALENLGIQMLLNRHVVVARPTPEPARLVIAGVTDRAAAHYGEAPHDLEAALAGCPPHVPIILLDHQPGDARKAARMGVALQLSGHTHGGMLYGLDRLVARGNDGFVSGLYRVSNGRGGSMALYVSNGTGLWPGFALRLGIPPEITRFHLKAAR
- a CDS encoding carbohydrate porin, which produces MAEQAEKTLQGDEERAGRVELLWLCGVFSLWTWLQRFRGGEVLRPEEGFSLPLPSTPDPLVQVIGQGWSSGMGSACMTLLALMALLFCLFAPAARAQVMDNNIEAQPEIRVATPLPPKRDDDITVPAFNTPQAVFPTGFGALSWLRKRGVNYLLSNTNEFAGAITKPTKGFPTYKQGASNAGQTAMSLDVNWEQILGMRGFATHVITVGRYGTTANRMFGDWLNHASEDYGGGGNVVVHLVTAYGEETLFGARLSIAAGRLGEMANFESSPLFCNFQNGSMCGRPKAATDNPYVSGYPGAVWGGRIRGRPQRFIYLQTGAYAAEEGIYGVAQHRTGFKYNGATIHGVRLPFEAGWEPVFQNKFPGHYKVGAVLMTAPTADNYRDASGQPYVLTGRKPAMKRNTYGAWFMMDQQLLNHYHDKKRGLIFMTGFLYNDASVALREWETYAALIDRGIFRSRPYDTFGIAFTYERMPHGVQRTDALLLHGRHSAPYGSMPNHATGIQRHASVLEVNYAVHVARGIIVQPLFEYFVRPNGQGNLRNAALLGCKTMVEIF